The uncultured Desulfobacter sp. genomic interval TGGTGGGCAAGCCATGCTTCCAGGTGATCCAGTGCCAGGTCCACGGCCGGGTGGTTGGCCTCGGCCCTGCGTACTCTGTTTATAAATTGCGGCAGCCAGCCCCCCAGATGTTCGTGGAGAAAATAATCCCACAGGGCACGGGGCTCCTCTTCGTCCAGGTCTTCGGCCCGTGCTGACAGGCCCAAGGCGGCATCCAGCTCCACGCCAAGATGATCATCGGGCAAACGCCCCTGCAGGGGTGATTCAAGACCGGCCATTTCGTAAATTCGCCGGACTTTGAGCGTTATGTCGTCCATGAGCCGGGGATCGGTCGACAGATAGATTGAGGCGTAGGGTGGCGCCTGAAGTGCCATGGGGCCGACAAAGAGACGGTTGAAGGCAAATTCAGCCTCATCCCAGTCTGTTTCGCCCCATACCTGCCCAGCCCAATCGGCCAGGGCAGTGCAGGCTAAAGATAGATCCTTTCCGGACCGGGCCATAAAAAAATCCCGAAGCCGGGCCAGTCTTTTTCGCTGTTCCGGGGCCATTATCGCCTCCCTGTTCAATGTTTGATCAGTATGGATTAAGTATAGAGAAGGGAAGCCCGTCTTACAAGAGGAAAAAAAACAGGTAATTAAGAGGTCGTTTATAGTTGGCAACTGTGCCATGGGAATTCAGGACGAAGACTGCAAGGACTGATTCAGGAGGGTGTCAGATTGATCTTGCGGTTGAGCAGCCCGAGTTTGCCGCGGATATTGCGTTTGTGGGTCTGGATAGTGGCACAGGGCTCGTATCATTCTGAACCGCAGAAAATCCTCAATATATCGTGGATTTTCAATTTTAATAAGCACACAACCTATGATGTGCTGGATAGTACGAGCCCAGTACCATGCTTAATAGCCCGGAGGTAAATGCTTAAACAGACGATGTTGATTGCCGGTCTCATCAATATATTTTCCTGTGTCACCTTGCTGGGCAGCATCAATATCGGCAACCGGCAGCCGGACAACCTGAACAGTGAAAAGATCCTTGCCTTCATGGCGATACAGGGTCCTGCGGAATGTTTCATAGTAGGGTGTTACGGCAAGGGATCCACCATAAAAACCTGTATTGCAGATGACCACATTGCAAAAAATCGTCTTTGATAGTGAATCAGCCAAGTGATAAAATGAATCAACATCACGATTATAAGCCAGGACAAAAAGGTGGTGAATTTTTCCCCGGTAAACCATATATCGTTCCACGTCCATAAAATCATAACAGATGCAGACACCAATGCGACCGAATCGACCTGCGTCAAACAACCAGATGGTTTGATCGGCTTTGAAAGCAAACCCAGAATCCCCGATACCAGTTTCTTCGCCAGGGGCAATATAAGTTTTCCCGAAATAAAATGTACTGCATCGTTCACTGGACTGTTTTTCCGGCCATCTCTGGGGAACGATGACCAGGGCTTGATTTCTTACGATGCTGTTTGCATGATCCATGGTATAATCCATACCGGCTATAACGATAGAGCCTATTTTTCTGCACAGTGCCAGCAATCGGCTTCGAAAGCAAAGCGGCACAGCCAGTTCTGGAAGAATGATAAATTGCGGTGGTACATCCATTTCAGAAAGAATATGGAATCCATGTCTGATTTCTCTCCAGGCATGGTCCGACTCAGCAGGCGTCATTTTTGGATGATTCTGCCATGCAATTTCGGCATTGGTGGTTGTTTGAATCAGACCGAGCTGCAGATAATCAGTCAGTGACTTTTCCGTTTCGGGCATATTATTCTCCAATATCAGTTATCCAGTCCGCTCGTGTAAAGTGCTCCAGTTGAACAGGTACAATTTGCCTTGGGATACTACGTTGAAGGGTTAGTTGATATTTTTCCAACATCTGTCTGGCTTTTTGGATATAGGATTGGAACATGTTTAAATTCATGATTTGCGGCGGATAACGGACCGTATCGTCATCATCTCCTGCTGACACAGAAGGCTCAGTCAATGCTGTCTCCAGTTGACTGGGAAGCAAACAGGCCTCAAGGATCCCATGGGTCCAGGATGAAAATGGGATGTTTCGCATTCTGGTTCGCACCAAAGGAAAGTACTGCCATTCATGCCCGTGTACATTCCATGCTGCCGGCCAGTCAAATGAATGGCTTACCAGTCCCAGCAATAACATACCAAGGCCCCGGATCATGGCAATCTCAGGGGTGGTTTTGGCAATCGATGACAGATTAAATCTGTAACGATAGTCGTCAACCCTATCTGTTGCCCTTAATTGCAGGAGAAACGGCTCCTCACTTATCTGGTCTCGCCAGTGTTCCCAAGTCAAAACGGTATTCCTTTCTTTTGTCCATTTTTCTGGAACAAGAATATTCAGAGGGTGCAGGGGATAGTCTCCGTTTCCATCGCCCTGAACAAAGGTTTTCACTTTTCCCGCTATTTGATCAGCAAGTTCAAGAGCCGTCCATTCGGTGACCCGTGGATCATAAACGTTTTCCTTGTATTTCTTACGAATCCACCAAACCCACTTTTCAAGGGGTATCCATGGTTTATCACTGTTTTTTTGCATAATCCTGAATATTTTTTCTTCACCTGGGGTGATTACCGAACCCCGTTTGTCTTTATATTGAACAGGGTCAGTCCCCTGAAGCAGTTCATACAACCATCCGGCACGCTCTTCTTTTGTGAAGACTTCCTTCTCCAGGCATGCATCAATTATTGTTTCTGTTTTGACTTCTCGCGTTACATTATGGGGGTAACGAAATAACAGGGGGCAAGTGCAGGGCTCATTGACCCCGAGTTTACAGACCGCAGCTTTCCATATTGGCCCCGGGCTTGTTTTAATGAGGGAATTGAGCCTTGTTTCGGCCCACCATGCCCATGCTGAAAGAGGGATTAATGTCTTTGCCGCCCATTTTTCCGGTGACACGGACCAGTCAATAGCTTTGCAGTTTGCTGCAAGACGTTGCATTAAGCGGAAATCACTGTCAGTTATCAGTTCGTTCTCCACTTCCTGAAGATACAAAAGAGCACTACCAAAACCGCACTGCATCAAGTTCAAGGAATTGCGTTCATACCATGTGGGCTCTACATCTTCCGGCAAGGTGACCGGTTGTCTTAACAGTGTTTGCAAATAGGAATATGCTGCCTGACGCCGATAGATTAAATGATCTTTATGAGACATGTTGACAGCACACTGGACAGCCTGATTGGCCATAAGGCGACAGATGATAGCCCTTATGTGGCCAGCCCATACTGGGTCGTGTTTAGATACTTGCTCAAGTTCTTTATGAATTAATGTCAGGTCGGTATGTCCGGAAAACCGACAATATTCCAGCAGGTAAACCCAGAGGTTAAGTTTCTCTCGATGATTGCGAAGCGCTTTCAACAGTATCAGAAAGATGTGCATCTGACTTTTGTGTTGCTTATTGGTATTTGCGGATAAAAGCTGTTGATGTCTTTTTTCCAGGCGTTCAATTTCTTGCTGTAACTCCTGGATGCGTTTACGTGTTGCAACTGCGTCATTTGTTTTCTGACGAAGCCCCTGTAAACGGTTACAAAGATCAGTCTCATGCTTCTTTGTTTCAAAAATACTACGTTCAATCAGGCACAGGTTCGCCTGGTTTCCTAAGACTTCCTGGGGCAAAGACCATGCAAGTTTGCGGGCAATGCTGTCTATCTGAAAATCATAACTGCCGACAGTGCCTGATTCTCGGCCAAGCAACAGGTTTTCCATTTCACGAATGTACAATATCTTTTCTCGTTGCTGCAAAAGATCAAAATTCAGATCCTTTATACTGGTTACCATCCTCAGGCTCCTGATTAGTTCTGGGAGCGGATTGGTATTGTCCAGGAGCGCATCTTGAATCGCCTGGTGCCTGGATTCCTCATTCAGAATTCCAGATTGATTTGTTTGTCGCTGGGAAATTCGATATTGAGAAAGGGATTGCGGCTCAATGGATTTCCAATCCAGTGTGGTTCCGCAGCCATACTTATCTAAGAGCGTCTGGTATTCTTCCATCCAGTCAACCAAACTTGAAAAATCGCGGGAAAGAAAACAATGTTCAGAACCAAAACGAAAGTGAGCGATATTTTTTTTTCGGAGATCATCAGCCGAAACAGACCCGGGAACAATCCAACGTTCTGCTATATCCCGTTCCACCGCCATGAGCGCGACATTTTGTAAGAAATCTGCAACTGCCAGACCCGCAGGCATAGTGGTTAGGGCACATTTTTTCGAGTCAGAGATACTTCCCGCCGGCGGATTGGTCCAGTATTTCGGATCAATTCTGAACTGTAGAAGCTGGGAAGCGAGTTGATGAATCTGGGGTTGAAATTCGGGTGAAAAGGCAGAAAGATTGTCAGCCACAGTAGCAAGACTTCCTCCGGACGAGCAGTTGTTAAAGGAAAGCTTTGCCATGTACACTTTGTTATTTTTTACTGTGGGCCAGTACTTTTCCTGCAGGTAAGGAAGTCGCTGATTGCCTACAATATAACGCTCCTGTTCAAGCACGTTACGTTCAGGTTCTTCTAAGTTTTCAGGCTGTAACAATCCGGCCATTGCTCTAGCAGTAAGAAAAATATGGCGCTGATACAGCGACCAGGCTGTCATAGAATTTCGATAGAGGCGTCCACTGGAGTGTCTGTAGCCACCGTTTCTAATGACAACTGTGTCATTTTTTTTCTCACTCCAGGTGGATCTATGGAGGCGACCGCCATAGCTCCATGGAGGCATCCGACAGTCCAGGCGAGGACCGATAACGTTCAAGAAGGCAATCCAGGCCACCTGATCGCGAACAGAAATATCATAAATGAACCGTGTCTGCTTACCATTTTTGATAGTATGGGAAGGCTGCGGAAGGGGGCGAACAGCATCTGTCCTGTATGTTAATTCTTTGAATTTATAGGCAATTACATCTAATTCTTCCTGGAGATTCGCTTCAAAACAGGAAAGTCGGTAATCATCAATCCAAGTATGAACTGATCGTGTATAACGCTGATATTTCAACCATGCCCAGTACAGATTTTGAGGACAGGTCAATAAGGTTGTCAGGGAATAGCAGGTATTTGATGCCGTCATAGGATTACCTCATTTTTGATACGATTTGGATCCGGATGAGCCAGCGCATTTTTCGGGTTTAGTTATGCATAGGGCCATGCCTTGTGATGCTTGTTTTCTCACAACTCGATACGCTCTACATTGGTTCCCACAAGAAAGTTCTTTATCCCGCCTCCCACCCTGATCAGGTGGGTACTAACCAGTAGGTTTTTAGATAGAGAGTTTGCAAAAACCATTTTAATGGAATAGGTGGAATCCGTTGTCTGGCCGGTAAACATATATCCCAGTGCAGCCAAAGACTGGACAGGTAAACCCAGGCTTATTCCCATAAGCAATATCAGTGAAAAAATAAACGTTTTGATAAATTTTGGTCTCAGGCATGGATATTCTTTCCCAATTTCAATTTGTTCTACAAATATTTAGCATACCAGGCTGGGTACGTCTATTCTGATGATTCAATCAAAGAGATATAGTCATCCTACATAGAGTTACATTAAAAATTGGTATGGTTACTTGAATGTTTTTGAAATGACGACAAGTAATCCATCTCCTGGGATATAAGTGATATTTATTTTGAACAAAGAGATAGGTATCATTCCATGGCGCCCAGTCGCCTGCAATGGTGTGCAGTTGACCCAGTTCATCATCAATAACCGTCATTGCCTGATCCATGCTCTGAAGGATGTCTTTCCTTTCAAGTTTTCGATCAGGCTCTATTTTTAGAAAGTCACTTACAATTTTAGCGTGTTCATTGTTGGGGTAGAATTCGCGCCAAAGATTTATGTGCTGAATATTATGGTGACATAATGCTTGTACTCAGTGGGTAAAATATATCGCATCTTACACTGTAAAACAAACGCCTTTCCATTGCAGGTCAGTTATTGACAGGATTTTGATAGTAATGATACATGTAAAATATGCAGAAGTTTTTAATTAATAAAGAGGCGCTAAGCGCAGATAAGGCTGCTATTCATGGCCAGGATGCAAAACACATATGCAAAGTCCTAAGGCTTAAACCCCAAGATACCATTTCCATGACCGATGGCCATGGAAATGACTATACGGGCTGTATTGATAAGGCCTCTTTTGAATGTGTTGAAATTTCAATTTTAAGTGAGAAAAAAAGCCTCACGGAATCAAATCTCGATCTGACATTATGTACGGCCATGCTCAAACACAACAAGATGGATGGGATCATCAAGCAGATTACCCAGCTTGGGGTTACCCGTTGGATTCCTTTTTATTGTAAAAGATCCATTCCATTGTCAGGTCAAAAAAAGGAACAAAAACAGATCGAGCGATGGCAGACCATTGCCAGAGAATCTTTAAAGCAGTGCCGACGATCCTGTCTTGTAGACATTATGCCGCCTATGGATTTTGAACAGGTTCTGCTCTTTTCAAAAGCGTGTTCACACAAATTTGCCTTTTGGGAAGCCTCGGAGCGACCGCTTACCGGAGTGCTTCCCAAAGAAAATAATAAAGCGGTTGTGCTAATCGGACCCGAGGGTGGGTTTGAAGAAGAGGAAATTAGACTTGCCGTTGAATCCGGATTTATCAGTTACTCCCTTGGACCCAGAATTTTAAGAGCTGAAACAGCCGCTGTATCAGCCTGCGGGCTAATTCAGTATCTGCTGGGTGATATGGGTGGGCGTTGAAAAATATTATTCTTAATGCGGTTCTAATTTTTTCCTTGACTTGAACCGTTAAAGAACATATATAAGCTGACGTTGTTTGACTTGCCCAGGTAGCTCAGTCGGTAGAGCAGGGGACTGAAAATCCCCGTGTCAGCAGTTCAATTCTGTTCCTGGGCACCACGATTATAAAAGCCTTCAGTGAAGATCACTGAAGGCTTTTTTGCTTTTGGGGTCGGTTTCATGCCCCCTTAGACCGCATTTAAAGTGTTGTCATAATCCCACAAGAAGACGGTCACGGCAATGCCGCCCAAAAGGATTAATATGCTACCAACGATAAAGACGTAGGAGACGCCCATCCAATCAAGGATAAGTCCGGAAAGAATGGGGGAAACGATGAACCCCAGCCCCCAGGCGGCATCGTTAAGGCTCATAATAGATGCCATCCCCATGGTCTGTCCCAGTCGGCCGGTAATGACCAGACCGCCTGGCAAAGACAGTCCGTTGGCCATTCCCATCAGTATATTGAGTATCAG includes:
- a CDS encoding molecular chaperone TorD family protein, with the translated sequence MAPEQRKRLARLRDFFMARSGKDLSLACTALADWAGQVWGETDWDEAEFAFNRLFVGPMALQAPPYASIYLSTDPRLMDDITLKVRRIYEMAGLESPLQGRLPDDHLGVELDAALGLSARAEDLDEEEPRALWDYFLHEHLGGWLPQFINRVRRAEANHPAVDLALDHLEAWLAHQDIK
- a CDS encoding RsmE family RNA methyltransferase — protein: MQKFLINKEALSADKAAIHGQDAKHICKVLRLKPQDTISMTDGHGNDYTGCIDKASFECVEISILSEKKSLTESNLDLTLCTAMLKHNKMDGIIKQITQLGVTRWIPFYCKRSIPLSGQKKEQKQIERWQTIARESLKQCRRSCLVDIMPPMDFEQVLLFSKACSHKFAFWEASERPLTGVLPKENNKAVVLIGPEGGFEEEEIRLAVESGFISYSLGPRILRAETAAVSACGLIQYLLGDMGGR